The following proteins come from a genomic window of Leptospiraceae bacterium:
- a CDS encoding phage integrase N-terminal SAM-like domain-containing protein, giving the protein MSLLREKMIRELKLKTMSEKTIKSYVSYVNYLAKYYKKSPDKINREEVKNYLYHLRVNKQLSANTLNVVHSAIRFFTSM; this is encoded by the coding sequence ATGAGCCTGCTGAGAGAGAAAATGATTCGAGAATTAAAGCTCAAGACCATGAGCGAAAAAACGATAAAGAGTTACGTTTCGTATGTAAATTATCTGGCAAAGTATTACAAAAAATCTCCAGATAAAATAAATCGAGAAGAAGTAAAGAATTATCTTTACCATTTAAGAGTTAATAAACAATTATCCGCTAATACATTGAATGTTGTCCATAGTGCGATACGATTTTTTACATCTATGTGA
- a CDS encoding type II toxin-antitoxin system RelE/ParE family toxin, with amino-acid sequence MWEVIQTSNFKEWYDDLDEDAKEDILSSIIILQNTGLILGRPKVDTLKGSKIKNLKELRVQSNGRPFRIFFLFDSKKNIVLLTGGNKQNDKSFYKRKISESEKIYKEYFSS; translated from the coding sequence ATGTGGGAAGTTATCCAAACTAGTAATTTTAAAGAGTGGTATGATGATTTAGATGAAGATGCCAAGGAAGATATTTTAAGCTCTATTATAATTCTTCAAAATACGGGACTAATTCTTGGAAGACCAAAAGTTGATACTCTTAAAGGTTCAAAGATTAAGAATTTGAAGGAATTAAGAGTTCAGAGTAATGGAAGACCATTTCGTATATTCTTTCTCTTTGACTCGAAAAAGAATATAGTTTTACTAACTGGTGGAAATAAACAGAATGATAAGAGTTTTTATAAAAGAAAAATATCAGAGTCTGAAAAGATTTATAAAGAATATTTTTCTTC